The following proteins are encoded in a genomic region of Methanobrevibacter gottschalkii DSM 11977:
- a CDS encoding DNA-binding protein: MNDNLKYNCNECGFTWITLNGQHSICPKCHSEKIEYLGEVEDLDINSILEHNKRRGGCCGSARGKGPLTCGKPYPDHHDPNIPHDPSRCCGHNE, translated from the coding sequence ATGAATGATAATTTAAAATACAACTGTAATGAATGTGGATTTACATGGATTACCTTAAATGGTCAACATTCCATATGTCCTAAATGTCACAGTGAAAAAATTGAATATTTGGGTGAAGTTGAAGATTTAGATATAAATTCTATTTTAGAACACAACAAAAGAAGAGGGGGATGTTGTGGGTCCGCTCGTGGAAAAGGACCACTAACATGTGGAAAACCTTACCCTGATCATCATGATCCAAATATTCCACATGATCCATCTAGATGTTGCGGTCATAATGAATAA